In one Chitinophaga sancti genomic region, the following are encoded:
- a CDS encoding transposase has translation MTKQSRRKFTGDFKAKVVMEALKERSTVEELAKKYDLHPTQINTWKREAAAKLASAFDSESGNKQQEQQADQLEKLYAQIGQLKVENDFLKKKL, from the coding sequence ATGACAAAGCAAAGCAGAAGAAAATTCACTGGAGACTTCAAGGCGAAAGTAGTCATGGAAGCCTTAAAAGAGCGTAGTACAGTTGAAGAACTAGCTAAGAAGTATGATTTGCATCCCACACAAATCAATACATGGAAACGAGAGGCGGCAGCCAAACTTGCTAGTGCGTTTGATTCAGAATCTGGAAACAAACAACAGGAACAACAAGCTGATCAACTGGAGAAATTGTATGCACAGATAGGTCAGCTTAAAGTTGAGAATGACTTCCTGAAAAAAAAATTGTAA
- a CDS encoding sugar phosphate isomerase/epimerase family protein — MKLKFFCPRWGSENLSWEAFMDQVKKEGYDGVEYAITADTSDAVLDNVWNLAEKNNMELIPQHFDTSSSDFSEHCDLYARWMERIKKYPRVKINSQTGRDIFSFEQNCALIKLAGPGVIHETHRGKFSFAAHVTKQYLESIPELRITFDISHWVSVAESFLEDQTEAVELAINRASHVHARVGFPEGPQIPDPRLPKWQEAVDKHIGWWLQIANRNSKDEVLTITTEFGPFPYLTHNVSQWDINVYMMRLLKKTLIPVSVPQ, encoded by the coding sequence GTGAAATTGAAATTTTTTTGCCCCAGATGGGGGAGTGAAAATCTTTCCTGGGAGGCTTTTATGGACCAGGTAAAAAAAGAGGGGTATGATGGTGTTGAATATGCCATTACAGCTGATACTTCTGATGCTGTTTTGGACAACGTATGGAATTTAGCAGAGAAGAATAACATGGAGTTAATACCACAACATTTTGATACCAGCTCTTCTGATTTTAGTGAGCATTGTGATTTGTATGCAAGGTGGATGGAAAGAATTAAGAAATATCCCCGGGTAAAAATTAACTCCCAGACTGGTAGGGATATTTTTTCTTTTGAACAAAATTGCGCACTAATCAAACTGGCAGGACCTGGAGTGATTCATGAGACACATCGTGGAAAGTTTAGTTTTGCGGCCCATGTTACAAAACAGTATCTGGAATCTATTCCGGAGTTGAGGATTACATTTGATATCTCTCACTGGGTGAGTGTTGCTGAGTCTTTTCTTGAAGATCAAACTGAGGCTGTGGAGCTGGCTATTAACCGGGCGTCTCATGTACATGCCCGGGTCGGTTTTCCGGAAGGACCACAGATTCCCGACCCGAGATTGCCTAAATGGCAGGAAGCTGTGGATAAACATATTGGCTGGTGGTTGCAAATAGCTAATAGAAATAGCAAGGATGAGGTATTGACTATTACCACTGAATTTGGTCCATTTCCATACCTCACACATAATGTAAGCCAATGGGATATAAATGTATATATGATGAGGTTACTGAAGAAAACTCTTATTCCGGTTTCTGTCCCACAATAA
- a CDS encoding glycoside hydrolase family 2 protein, which yields MKSLFSIVAFSSLFIFHAEAQDVYKMQPVTIQTRWAKEVSPNNALKEYPRPQMVRDKWQNLNGLWEYAITPKNGSIPDTWEGKILVPYPIESALSGVKKSLQPDQLLWYRKTIAKPEGEKVLLHFGAVDFQATIFVNGKEVGRHSGGYEAFTLDITNVLKTGDNVLVVKVYDPTDEGIGPHGKQVLHPASIYYTSSSGIWQTVWLESVPKTYIEGLVLTPDIDKGVLEVKVNAPAGNAVEVTALDRGNVVGKVKGKAGIVFSIPVKDAKLWSPENPFLYDLVVKMKGDEVKSYFGMRKISLGKDEKGVTRIFLNNKPYFNLGTLDQGFWPDGLYTAPTDEALKFDIEAIKAMGFNTIHKHIQIDPARWYYHADKIGMLVWQDFVNPNQSLPEGAKPEFEKESKEILEQLHNAPSIVTWVLFNEQWGSYDQERLTKWVKQTDPGRLVNGHTGEYIFINGDEIKSGKDNWVASDIVDVHSYPNPMNAPAQNEMVRVVGEFGGIGVFIPDHQWNPINAWGYIQEKPAALESKFAIMAQHLRLLHQDGLSASIYTQPFDVEGEQNGLMTYDREVVKIPFDKLRKIHAPLNPSIGTIPTVVAQNADLTEPAELYSRMLEVYINGKRDHDFLLKLAMTAKQVGDLPGADMAGNAYIAGLSGPLTEDDIRIVGQFARSSKDAGYIIMSQHSEQFKKVLGERQYQVNMMNMVYKGVMEPMMKQHKDWKEIESVMKEHGAPGDEMFLRMKTVVALNAKDWAMYVPAATAYLNKYGDYIKGDEKSMFQNALDQAKKN from the coding sequence ATGAAAAGCTTATTTTCAATTGTGGCTTTTAGTTCCCTCTTCATCTTCCATGCAGAGGCGCAGGATGTATACAAAATGCAACCGGTAACCATTCAGACCCGATGGGCAAAAGAAGTATCACCCAACAATGCATTAAAGGAATACCCCCGCCCGCAGATGGTAAGAGACAAATGGCAGAACCTGAATGGTCTCTGGGAGTATGCTATTACACCTAAGAATGGAAGCATACCTGATACCTGGGAAGGTAAGATCCTGGTGCCTTATCCGATAGAATCAGCATTGTCTGGTGTGAAGAAATCATTGCAGCCAGACCAATTACTCTGGTATAGGAAAACGATTGCAAAACCGGAAGGTGAGAAAGTATTACTACATTTTGGTGCTGTAGATTTTCAGGCGACTATATTTGTAAATGGGAAAGAAGTAGGTCGCCATAGTGGAGGGTATGAGGCTTTTACGCTGGATATTACAAATGTACTTAAGACGGGGGATAATGTTTTGGTTGTAAAAGTATATGATCCAACAGATGAAGGTATTGGACCTCATGGTAAGCAAGTCCTGCATCCTGCCAGTATTTATTATACATCCTCTTCTGGCATTTGGCAGACGGTATGGCTAGAGTCAGTGCCGAAGACTTATATTGAAGGATTGGTTCTGACACCGGATATTGACAAAGGGGTGCTGGAAGTAAAGGTAAATGCTCCTGCAGGAAATGCAGTGGAGGTCACTGCGCTCGATAGAGGAAATGTTGTGGGCAAAGTGAAAGGAAAGGCAGGGATAGTATTCTCAATACCTGTGAAAGATGCGAAGTTGTGGTCGCCAGAAAATCCCTTTTTGTATGATTTGGTGGTTAAGATGAAGGGGGATGAAGTGAAGAGTTATTTTGGAATGAGGAAGATTTCTCTGGGCAAGGATGAGAAGGGGGTGACAAGGATCTTCCTAAACAACAAACCTTACTTTAACCTGGGAACCTTGGATCAGGGTTTTTGGCCAGATGGTTTGTATACAGCTCCTACGGATGAGGCACTGAAATTCGATATTGAGGCTATCAAGGCAATGGGTTTTAATACAATTCATAAACATATACAAATAGATCCAGCCCGATGGTATTATCATGCAGATAAGATTGGTATGCTGGTTTGGCAGGATTTTGTAAATCCTAATCAGAGTTTGCCGGAAGGCGCAAAGCCTGAGTTTGAGAAAGAAAGTAAGGAGATTCTGGAGCAGTTACATAATGCCCCAAGTATTGTGACCTGGGTGCTATTTAATGAGCAGTGGGGCAGTTATGATCAGGAGAGACTTACGAAATGGGTGAAACAAACAGATCCAGGCCGCTTGGTAAATGGGCATACAGGTGAATATATTTTTATTAATGGAGATGAGATTAAGTCAGGAAAAGATAATTGGGTAGCAAGTGATATCGTAGATGTTCACTCCTATCCTAATCCAATGAATGCGCCGGCACAAAATGAAATGGTAAGAGTAGTAGGAGAGTTTGGTGGTATTGGCGTATTTATCCCTGATCATCAATGGAATCCCATAAATGCCTGGGGCTATATACAGGAAAAGCCAGCAGCTTTGGAGAGTAAGTTTGCAATCATGGCTCAACACCTGAGATTGCTTCATCAGGATGGCTTAAGTGCTTCTATTTATACACAGCCTTTTGATGTAGAAGGAGAGCAAAACGGATTGATGACCTATGATAGAGAAGTAGTGAAGATTCCCTTTGATAAACTGAGAAAGATTCATGCCCCCCTTAATCCTTCTATAGGTACTATTCCCACTGTAGTAGCGCAAAATGCTGATTTAACGGAGCCTGCAGAATTGTATTCAAGGATGTTGGAAGTGTATATAAATGGGAAGAGAGATCATGACTTCCTCCTGAAGTTGGCTATGACAGCGAAGCAGGTTGGTGACCTGCCAGGAGCTGATATGGCGGGGAATGCTTATATCGCTGGCTTGAGTGGTCCATTGACGGAGGATGATATTAGAATTGTAGGACAATTTGCCAGGAGCTCAAAAGATGCGGGCTATATTATTATGAGTCAACATTCGGAGCAGTTTAAGAAGGTATTAGGAGAAAGGCAGTACCAGGTGAATATGATGAACATGGTCTATAAAGGTGTGATGGAGCCGATGATGAAGCAACATAAAGATTGGAAGGAGATAGAATCCGTGATGAAGGAACATGGTGCCCCTGGAGATGAAATGTTTTTGAGAATGAAGACAGTTGTCGCATTGAATGCAAAAGACTGGGCGATGTATGTGCCTGCAGCTACTGCATACCTGAATAAGTATGGTGATTATATTAAAGGTGATGAAAAAAGTATGTTCCAAAATGCATTAGATCAGGCAAAGAAAAATTAA
- a CDS encoding phytanoyl-CoA dioxygenase family protein encodes MNTDINAYNDLGYVVVPDLFNVDEIASLKKETADIFRGKRGVIEGMLDTDESMSDEDVLKKYVAIHFPHKLSPVIYESLFHQRITDVLTKIISPNVKCMQSMLFVKGPGKAGQSWHQDEFYIPTRDQSLTGVWIAIDDATVENGCLWIIPGKPGYIMKRVENGSNEYADVDTVDVTQLAGDAIPVEVKSGSVVFFHGYTLHSSLRNKTTNCFRTALVNHYMSAESMLPWDQDGNLPATEDLRDVVLVAGQDPYAWKGTIDATKPYLRPEKLVIKTTI; translated from the coding sequence ATGAATACTGATATAAATGCATATAATGACTTAGGCTACGTTGTAGTTCCTGATCTTTTTAATGTCGATGAAATTGCTTCTTTAAAAAAAGAAACTGCTGATATATTCAGGGGGAAAAGAGGTGTGATAGAGGGAATGCTGGATACAGATGAAAGTATGAGTGATGAAGATGTACTCAAGAAATATGTAGCTATTCATTTTCCACATAAGTTATCACCTGTTATTTATGAATCCTTATTTCATCAACGCATTACAGATGTTTTGACTAAGATAATTAGCCCGAATGTTAAGTGCATGCAATCTATGTTGTTTGTAAAGGGACCAGGTAAAGCGGGGCAGTCATGGCATCAGGATGAGTTTTATATTCCGACAAGAGACCAATCATTGACAGGAGTATGGATTGCCATTGATGATGCGACAGTAGAAAATGGATGCTTGTGGATTATACCGGGAAAGCCAGGTTATATTATGAAAAGGGTTGAAAATGGAAGTAATGAATATGCAGACGTAGACACAGTAGATGTAACTCAGTTAGCGGGAGATGCTATTCCTGTGGAGGTTAAAAGTGGTTCAGTAGTATTCTTTCACGGCTATACTTTACATAGTTCTTTGAGAAATAAGACAACAAACTGTTTTCGGACAGCCCTGGTAAACCATTACATGAGCGCGGAATCGATGTTACCATGGGATCAGGATGGAAACTTGCCAGCAACAGAGGATCTGAGGGATGTTGTTCTGGTGGCAGGGCAGGATCCTTATGCATGGAAGGGAACAATAGATGCGACGAAACCATATTTAAGACCAGAAAAACTGGTAATTAAAACTACAATTTAG
- a CDS encoding class I SAM-dependent methyltransferase, whose translation MTRSTIDEVGLSTLENLSVVDRLNGWMFESIQPFVKGRVLEIGSGIGNISDCFVKNNYPITLSDYSDHYCNYLDKKFTNQPLIEGIFQIDLADADFDSRYNLLIGKFDTVFALNVVEHIKDDHLAIANCRKLLKPGGNLIILVPAYQTLYNSFDVELEHFRRYTRKSVTELFNSQQIHILQTRYFNMAGILGWFVSGTILRKKQLPSGQLSFYNKLVPIFRILDQVTFNQVGLSVIIVGQKPE comes from the coding sequence ATGACAAGATCTACAATTGATGAAGTAGGTTTATCCACACTTGAAAACCTAAGTGTTGTCGATCGCTTAAATGGTTGGATGTTTGAATCTATCCAACCTTTTGTAAAAGGCCGGGTACTCGAAATCGGCAGCGGCATTGGAAATATTTCTGATTGCTTCGTTAAAAACAATTATCCTATAACTCTCAGTGATTACAGCGACCATTATTGTAACTACTTAGATAAAAAGTTTACTAACCAACCGCTGATAGAAGGAATTTTTCAGATTGATCTTGCAGACGCCGATTTTGACAGTCGGTATAACTTGTTGATAGGGAAATTTGATACAGTATTTGCATTAAATGTTGTCGAGCACATTAAAGACGATCACCTGGCAATTGCAAATTGCAGAAAACTGTTAAAACCAGGCGGCAACCTCATAATATTGGTTCCTGCATACCAAACATTATATAATAGTTTTGATGTAGAACTGGAACATTTTCGACGGTATACCCGAAAATCCGTCACCGAATTATTCAATTCTCAGCAAATACATATCCTGCAAACCAGGTATTTCAATATGGCAGGCATATTAGGTTGGTTCGTATCTGGAACTATCTTACGAAAAAAACAATTACCTTCTGGCCAACTCAGTTTTTATAACAAACTGGTACCGATCTTTCGAATTCTTGATCAGGTCACTTTCAATCAAGTTGGGCTATCTGTTATTATTGTGGGACAGAAACCGGAATAA
- a CDS encoding IS3 family transposase, which translates to MLEPNHPYLSIRRQCELLKLHRSGLYYVPVSETSENLEIMRILDAQYFLTPFYGERRLMALLRLKGYNINRKRIRRLMKLVNWNTLFQEPNTSKPDKSHKIYPYLLKGIDINKANQVWCCDITYIPMKKGFMYLCAIIDVHTRYVVNWGISNTMNAEWCRDIADVAILKHGKPEIFNTDQGSQFTSEVFTGLLKEHEIKISMDGKGRALDNIWIERLWRSVKYEHIYLNVHEDGLSLYQGLKEYFNFYNRTRVHQSLDYSTPIEAYMAKAA; encoded by the coding sequence ATGCTTGAACCAAATCATCCATACCTTAGTATTCGCCGTCAATGCGAGCTTTTAAAGCTGCACAGGAGTGGTTTGTATTATGTTCCTGTATCGGAGACAAGCGAGAACCTGGAAATAATGCGCATTCTTGACGCGCAATACTTTCTGACACCTTTCTATGGGGAACGTCGATTGATGGCTTTATTGCGTCTAAAAGGGTATAATATTAACAGAAAGAGAATAAGACGTCTGATGAAATTGGTAAACTGGAACACACTATTCCAGGAACCCAACACCAGTAAGCCGGATAAATCTCACAAAATATATCCTTACCTGCTCAAAGGCATCGATATCAATAAAGCTAACCAGGTTTGGTGTTGCGACATTACATATATTCCGATGAAAAAGGGCTTCATGTATTTATGCGCCATTATTGATGTACATACCCGCTACGTAGTCAACTGGGGCATAAGTAATACCATGAATGCAGAGTGGTGCAGAGATATTGCAGATGTTGCAATTTTGAAACACGGTAAGCCGGAAATATTTAATACAGATCAGGGCAGTCAGTTCACCAGCGAAGTGTTTACCGGTCTGCTAAAAGAACATGAAATCAAAATAAGCATGGACGGGAAAGGTCGGGCACTGGATAATATATGGATCGAACGACTGTGGAGGAGTGTTAAATATGAGCACATTTACCTGAACGTACACGAAGATGGTCTTTCGCTCTATCAGGGCCTGAAAGAATATTTTAATTTTTATAATCGTACGCGTGTGCATCAATCATTGGATTATTCAACCCCAATAGAAGCCTATATGGCCAAAGCCGCATAA
- a CDS encoding glycosyltransferase family 2 protein: MHDTLNITIPPKVSPWKELKTLSIIIPAYNEENTITQILDKIRAVLLIHDIEKEIIIVNDCSKDNTEQVILEYINTYKENRIKYLAFPANKGKGAAIHAGILQATGEYLIIQDADLEYDPFEYNVLLKPIVHGFADVVYGSRFMGGSPHRIMFFWHTMGNRILTFFANMFANLNLTDMETGYKVFRTDIIQQIYLQEKRFGFEPEVTLKMARLKDIRIYEVGISYYGRTYREGKKINWKDGVRTVWCIIKYGMLTSRYLKQEAITTVNKIS, translated from the coding sequence ATGCATGACACGCTTAATATTACAATACCTCCCAAGGTGAGCCCCTGGAAAGAACTAAAAACGCTTTCCATCATCATCCCAGCATACAATGAAGAAAATACCATCACTCAGATTTTAGATAAAATCCGGGCTGTTCTACTCATTCATGACATTGAAAAAGAGATTATCATTGTTAATGACTGCTCCAAAGACAATACGGAACAGGTAATTCTGGAATATATAAATACCTATAAGGAAAACAGAATAAAATACCTCGCTTTTCCTGCAAATAAAGGTAAAGGTGCCGCCATTCATGCTGGTATACTACAGGCTACCGGTGAATATCTGATCATTCAGGATGCTGATCTTGAGTACGACCCTTTTGAATATAATGTGTTATTAAAACCTATTGTACATGGTTTTGCAGATGTAGTTTATGGGTCACGCTTTATGGGTGGCAGTCCACATAGAATCATGTTTTTCTGGCATACGATGGGAAACCGTATTCTTACATTTTTCGCCAATATGTTTGCTAACCTCAATCTAACAGACATGGAAACAGGTTACAAGGTATTCCGAACTGATATTATCCAACAGATCTACCTTCAGGAGAAGCGTTTTGGATTCGAACCTGAAGTAACTCTCAAAATGGCCAGATTGAAAGATATCAGAATTTATGAAGTAGGTATATCCTATTATGGTCGTACATATAGAGAAGGGAAAAAAATCAACTGGAAAGATGGCGTCAGAACAGTCTGGTGCATTATCAAATATGGCATGCTCACATCCAGATACCTTAAACAGGAAGCCATTACAACCGTAAATAAGATATCTTAA
- a CDS encoding IS3 family transposase: protein MHLSEQYSVRTLCRVLDCSISAYYSWKKGHSGKRECHKRKLTALIRTTYFGSKKTYGSPRIYQALKAESVRCSRSYIIKIMQQQGLAGIQKRKYAVTTQSDHDLPVADNILNRNFKLEKINQKWATDISYIQTNGG from the coding sequence ATGCATTTGTCGGAGCAATATAGCGTAAGAACATTGTGTCGGGTACTGGATTGTAGTATAAGTGCCTACTACAGTTGGAAGAAAGGTCATTCCGGAAAGCGGGAGTGCCATAAGCGGAAATTGACAGCCCTAATCCGAACTACCTATTTTGGTTCAAAAAAGACTTATGGTAGCCCACGTATTTATCAAGCCTTGAAAGCTGAATCCGTGCGTTGTAGCCGGTCTTATATAATCAAAATCATGCAGCAACAGGGATTGGCAGGGATTCAAAAAAGAAAGTACGCTGTGACGACGCAATCTGATCACGATCTTCCCGTGGCTGATAATATCCTCAATCGTAATTTTAAATTGGAAAAAATAAATCAAAAATGGGCAACGGACATCAGCTATATCCAAACTAATGGAGGCTAG
- a CDS encoding TonB-dependent receptor, with amino-acid sequence MMKIPQRIFQLILCLLLSPLLSLAQKQTLKGIIADSTTGKPVQNAAVYILKDNKAIATSFSDKEGGFRFVDIPMDNYQLYISLTGYKAYHVALRLSKDIANLGKILIKNNVITLNTIEVKQSIPPITIKKDTLEFNANSIKTRPNAVVEELLKRVPGVFIDPSGKITAQGEIVNRILVDGKPFFGNNTSLTTQNLPAEIIDKIQLIDAKSDQAQFTGFDDGIHEKIINITLKKNRRRGTIATTSAGYGTSDRYAINSNVNNFNEQNRLSTVANGNNLNDQDFNPGNTHAGMQPGNGLANSWSGAVNYNMDDKKRIKLDASYEALDNHSQNNTYNFRQTFLPDTSWYYNQQNNSTNHSVNHAIRTRLDYRIDNSQSLLIAPEFTFNKADNLQNNKYESLNKNKDTSISGQALNTSRQSTSGVSVHGLFRKQFKKKGQTFSADFSATHSQTSGNNTFQTRDYLLLLDSIASYNRLLRNNTTNNNINLRLSYTQPLSEHRFLQLFYSWNNGHNNITNKTFDIDSISGKYNHSNDSLSNSSKIYSGIQSAGVNIATNKNVYDYTLGINIQMNSSKNENSNAPSFHKNFINLFPAAKLNIFLSKEKKIHFAYNGSTISPTVQQLQPLPNLANSLLIQKGNPDLKPGFRHSFNVDYNAINSVTFRGLFMNLSTEFIRNKIVNVNRYDSTGHQYTIPINANGAMSLSGIVTNTLPIKSMHSILDLSSGISYNKDITFTVIGNDNIKSYTHIISLNQSANFYYSYQSLMEFTSVLQVTYSGNHYGALSTSNSNYLTYNLFFTSIIYLPAGFMLGNEFRYIMNRGRAAGYNTNIPLLNGYIAKSLFKQKQGLIKIYGYDLLHQNVSVTRNTGDNFIEDVRQTVLKPYLMLSFTWYFKKYPARKEKEG; translated from the coding sequence ATGATGAAAATCCCTCAAAGGATCTTTCAATTAATCTTATGTTTGCTACTATCTCCCTTATTATCCCTGGCACAAAAACAGACACTGAAAGGCATAATAGCTGATTCTACTACAGGTAAGCCAGTGCAGAATGCTGCTGTGTATATACTAAAAGATAATAAAGCGATTGCTACTTCATTTTCTGACAAGGAAGGGGGATTTCGTTTTGTAGACATTCCTATGGACAATTATCAGCTATATATATCCCTTACAGGATATAAGGCTTATCATGTAGCTTTACGCCTATCCAAAGATATCGCTAACCTCGGTAAAATATTAATCAAAAATAATGTTATTACTCTCAATACTATTGAGGTCAAACAATCAATCCCTCCGATTACCATCAAAAAAGACACTTTAGAATTTAACGCTAATTCCATCAAAACCAGACCGAATGCGGTAGTCGAGGAGTTACTGAAACGGGTACCGGGTGTATTTATTGATCCCAGTGGAAAAATTACTGCTCAGGGGGAAATTGTGAATAGAATCCTTGTGGATGGTAAGCCTTTCTTTGGCAATAATACTTCCCTCACTACCCAAAACCTACCTGCTGAAATCATTGACAAAATTCAATTGATCGATGCTAAATCTGACCAGGCACAATTTACCGGTTTCGATGACGGTATTCATGAAAAAATCATTAATATCACCCTCAAAAAAAACCGGCGACGCGGTACTATCGCTACTACATCTGCCGGTTATGGTACCAGTGACCGCTATGCTATTAATAGCAATGTAAATAATTTCAATGAACAGAATCGTCTATCCACCGTAGCTAATGGCAATAATTTAAATGATCAGGACTTCAACCCTGGCAACACCCATGCTGGTATGCAACCAGGAAATGGTCTGGCCAATTCCTGGTCTGGAGCTGTCAATTATAATATGGATGACAAAAAGAGAATAAAGTTGGATGCCAGTTATGAAGCTTTAGATAATCATTCTCAAAATAATACTTATAATTTCAGGCAGACCTTCCTTCCTGACACAAGCTGGTATTACAACCAACAAAATAATTCTACCAATCACAGTGTTAATCATGCGATTCGTACACGATTAGATTATAGAATAGATAACTCACAATCATTATTAATTGCACCTGAATTTACCTTTAACAAGGCTGATAATCTCCAAAATAATAAGTACGAATCCCTGAATAAGAACAAAGACACAAGCATTTCCGGACAAGCACTAAATACGAGTAGGCAGTCCACATCGGGGGTTTCCGTTCACGGACTTTTTAGAAAACAATTCAAAAAGAAAGGACAGACATTTAGTGCCGATTTCTCAGCTACACATTCTCAAACTTCTGGCAATAATACCTTTCAAACCAGGGATTACTTATTGCTCCTGGATTCAATAGCTAGTTATAATAGATTATTGAGGAATAATACTACAAATAACAATATCAATTTACGGCTAAGTTATACGCAACCTTTATCAGAACATCGATTTTTACAATTATTCTACTCCTGGAATAATGGACACAATAACATTACAAATAAAACTTTCGATATCGATTCCATTTCCGGGAAATACAATCATTCCAATGATAGCCTTAGCAATAGCTCCAAAATTTACTCAGGCATTCAATCAGCAGGAGTCAACATTGCAACTAATAAAAATGTTTACGATTATACCTTGGGTATAAATATCCAGATGAATAGTAGTAAAAATGAAAACAGTAACGCTCCGTCGTTCCATAAAAATTTCATCAATCTATTCCCAGCTGCCAAATTGAATATATTTTTATCTAAGGAAAAAAAAATTCATTTTGCGTATAATGGAAGTACTATTTCTCCTACTGTCCAGCAGTTACAACCCTTACCTAACCTTGCTAATTCATTGCTAATCCAGAAAGGGAATCCGGATCTCAAGCCTGGATTTCGACATAGCTTTAATGTGGACTATAATGCCATAAACAGTGTTACATTCCGTGGGCTTTTCATGAACCTCAGTACTGAATTCATAAGAAACAAGATTGTGAATGTCAACCGGTATGACAGTACTGGTCATCAGTACACTATACCAATCAATGCAAATGGGGCAATGAGTTTAAGTGGCATTGTGACTAACACCCTTCCTATTAAATCTATGCATTCTATACTGGATCTATCGTCCGGTATATCTTATAATAAAGACATTACGTTCACCGTCATTGGTAATGATAATATTAAATCATATACTCATATTATCAGTTTGAACCAATCAGCTAATTTTTATTATAGCTACCAATCACTCATGGAATTTACTTCAGTACTTCAAGTTACCTATAGTGGTAACCATTACGGAGCTTTATCTACAAGTAATTCCAACTACCTTACTTACAATCTATTTTTTACTTCTATTATTTATTTACCTGCAGGATTCATGTTAGGTAATGAATTTCGCTATATTATGAATAGAGGCCGGGCAGCAGGTTATAATACCAATATTCCATTATTAAATGGCTACATTGCTAAAAGCCTATTCAAACAAAAACAAGGATTGATTAAGATATATGGATATGATCTATTGCATCAAAATGTAAGCGTTACCCGTAATACAGGAGATAATTTCATTGAAGACGTAAGACAGACAGTATTGAAACCATATTTAATGTTAAGTTTTACATGGTATTTTAAAAAATATCCCGCTAGAAAAGAAAAAGAAGGATAA
- a CDS encoding transposase, with the protein MSKRKTYSKEFKEVALRLAANSNITQVAQDLGVHPNILYVWKRQQEQHIEKAFPGKGNPADQEMMRFQKENAKLKEEVEILKKAASIFLDRSGRDTL; encoded by the coding sequence ATGTCAAAGAGAAAAACTTATAGTAAGGAATTTAAGGAGGTAGCTCTTCGTTTAGCAGCTAACTCCAATATCACTCAAGTTGCTCAGGATCTTGGAGTTCATCCAAATATACTTTATGTCTGGAAAAGACAGCAGGAACAACATATAGAAAAGGCTTTCCCCGGAAAGGGAAACCCAGCTGACCAGGAAATGATGCGGTTTCAAAAAGAAAATGCCAAGCTGAAAGAAGAGGTCGAGATATTAAAAAAAGCCGCCAGTATCTTTCTAGATCGCTCCGGGAGAGATACTCTGTGA